Proteins from a genomic interval of Spea bombifrons isolate aSpeBom1 chromosome 4, aSpeBom1.2.pri, whole genome shotgun sequence:
- the RAP1B gene encoding ras-related protein Rap-1b translates to MREYKLVVLGSGGVGKSALTVQFVQGIFVEKYDPTIEDSYRKQVEVDGQQCMLEILDTAGTEQFTAMRDLYMKNGQGFALVYSITAQSTFNDLQDLREQILRVKDTDDVPMILVGNKCDLEDERVVGKEQGQNLARQWNNCAFLESSAKSKINVNEIFYDLVRQINRKTPVPGKARKKSTCRLL, encoded by the exons ATGCGTGAGTACAAGCTGGTCGTCCTTGGGTCAGGTGGTGTCGGGAAGTCAGCTTTG actgTCCAGTTTGTCCAGGGTATATTTGTAGAAAAATATGACCCAACAATAGAAGATTCATACAGAAAG CAAGTTGAAGTTGATGGCCAACAGTGTATGCTTGAAATCTTAGACACTGCAGGGACG gaACAATTTACAGCAATGCGGGATCTTTATATGAAAAACGGGCAAGGATTTGCATTAGTGTACTCCATAACCGCACAGTCTACCTTTAATGACTTGCAGGATCTCCGGGAACAGATACTTCGAGTCAAAGACACTGATGAT GTGCCAATGATTTTGGTGGGGAACAAGTGTGACTTGGAAGATGAAAGAGTGGTGGGAAAAGAACAGGGGCAGAACCTAGCAAGACAGTGGAACAACTGTGCATTCTTGGAGTCTTCTGCCAAGTCCAAGATTAATGTCAATGAG ATTTTTTATGACCTTGTGCgacaaattaacagaaaaacTCCCGTACCAGGCAAGGCACGTAAAAAGTCAACATGTCGGCTGCTTTAA